The sequence GAAACTTTGTGACCCGAGATACCCTCAGCATCTGTTGAATGCGGTTCCGTTCAGGCAAGCTAGACCAAAAGCTGGGCCTCTTGGGGTTTATTCTGGGCTGCATGTGACCCCTGGGCCGCTAATTGAATAGCTCTGCTCTAAGCgataaataattgaaaacaaacagtgcATCAGCACATGTAGAGAAAATATAATACAGACATGTTATTTATCCTCAGCAAAACCAAACCACTGAGCTAATTGATTACTGTACAAGTTGCGAATACCAGAAGCAGCCACAATAAATTAATGATGATGCACGTtactgtttgaaaaaaaacccccccaCTATTTCCCTTATTAGAAACACATTACAAAAATGTATGTGGGGGTTTAATATTCcatatttcttttcatcagTCATCTGAGCTTTAATGAGACACTTGAGCTGATACGGAGGCTGTTGTGAGTTTGGAGTGACTGCACCACAGGTTATTATCACCCCGGAGAAACAAGTTGTGGCGTTAAATCTCACTAacatatatattaaataactGAGAATATTAACTTATCACCTTGGgaataaatgatgaaatgTTAGCACGTAACGTTCTTATGTAGCACAAGAGCTACCAGTATCCCTGGTTAGTTTAATTAGGTAGTCTATATCACTTTTCTATCTATAAAGATCCTAACAATATGTCGTTCTTTAAAACTGTGaaagttgtttgtttgtatgtttgttttagtGGCTCAAGTATCAAAATTTTacacaataataaattacTCAATCATCAGATCTCTTAAGATTGTGTGGGTGTGGCTAATATTATGGCTTGTATGTCATATATGGTAATGCATGTTACTAACCAGTGATGACCACCAGGGCGAGAGAGTACATGTTGTGTCCATAAAAGAGGCCACAGTGGACAGTGAGGCCCCGAGACTCTTGTCCAGTAACCAGGGTCAGACCGTTAAACAGCACGCCGAAGGCATACCTGCCACAATATAAAGCACAAACAATCAAGACAAaatcaaatttctttttgtcccGTTGTCCAGACGACAGGCTCACAGTTTACTGTTCTGAATGAAGATGCTCTCAGTGAGCTGGTCTCCTTCCTTCAGGATCTTCTCATTGTAAATGTTGGCCATGGCCGAGATGAAGCACTGCAGCAGGAGCAGGATGTGGCCCACGCCCAGCGAGCGAAGCTTTCCCACCAAGCTGTCCCGCCAGGCCTGCCCGGGGAGCATCGACACCCACGATGCATTGGCGCTGGGGGATCATACACAGAGTAAaggacttttattttgaatcttAACGAGATCAGTGATTCTCTGGGTAGCAGCATTAGAGGCCCAGGGGAGTGGAACTTGCACTATTTCTATGATGCGACTACGCCACCTGCTGTTCTTCATCTGTTCCATCAGCTGCGTGTACAGCAAGCAGGAGTTGGAAGGCGTGGACAGGGGCCGCAAGCGGATCCCTGCCACAGACCCGCCTGACTTCTGGCTTCCGCCCGACCCCGTCGTCAGAGAGACGATGCACAGGAAGAGTATGACCAATGCCGCCCACTGCACCCACGACAGGCGTCTCCTGGTGGCAGAgagaaatattggagaatatTCCAGAggttatattaaaataaatcctTTATAATACGTCATTAATTTTATACTTTGTTCTTGAATTGctgttgcagtttttttttttaacaaaaaataactaaCCAAATGACTGATCAAAAATCTTTACAGCACAGTATATCAGTTTATTTCTGTTACTTTTAGCTGGCCTAAAATATAATTAGTGTCCCGTTTAGCACTTCATCACTTCATGTGTTGTGTAAATGAAACTCAGGCCACTGAAtaaatgttgaatgttttaCCTTTTGAgattaaaaatcagacatggCCATGCTAAGATGACAATATGAGATTGTAAAAAAAGGAGGGCCTTATGTTACGGGAAGAGTAACTTACTTGAGGACAAGTCTGAAGAGAACAGCCGTGGTGAGAATAACAAAGTTGGAAAACAAGACTGCCATGGCCTGAGGACGACAACATCAATCAGGATATAATCGAGAAAAGCGACGTACGGTGAAGCTTTTCAAATGGCCACTTTTTGGGattgcatgtttgtgttgtcGCGAGTGGCAACCGATCCACACAAGGGAGGAACTTACAGGCTGCAGGTAGGTCATCACGTAGAAAATGATGAGGTTGTCGAGAAAGTAGAGGAACGCGGGGACAGCCCATTTCAAATAGCTGATGAGTGAAGAGGCAGAAGAGCAGCGCAGATCTCTACAGGAGCGCCCCTCTGAGACCAgattgaaaatgtttattagCTTTAAGGGGGGGAAAATAATCTCAAGTACAAACGCAAATACTTTACCTCGAATGAACACCCTGATGGACATCATGAGGCAGAAGAGCAGCTTGAGCGCCTCGGCCAGCATGTTGACAGACGCTGGGAGGAAGTCATATGTGTTGTCTGCCCATAGACCACAAACAATAATTAAGAAAGCCTTCGCGATGATTCAAGAACATGTAATTGAATGTTCTCATCACCTGCATTAGCAGCAAATTTAAGCAGCAGGATGCGACTTGTGCCGAGTGTGATAAAACTTAAGCCCAGGGCCAGGGTGTAGGCCGATGAGCGCGTGCACAGGCGTGGGCAGGAACGGCAACACGCCATGCCGGTCGGTGTAAACCTGCGGGACAATAAAATTATACAcgcaaaatcacattttattttaacattagTGATGTGGTAGTGTGTTTAGAGTGTTTAATAGTTGTTCACTGATACAGCATGAAACTTGAAGAgtaaaaatgaacaatatatacatacatatattcaaaatgaatcacattgtttttaaattgtagttcaacttttttttaaaccggcAGCAGAGTCTTTCTTGTATGCCTTGACAGTCTTGAGATTTCATCAAACTCTGCAGACTCATGACACCTTGTGTCAGATGGAGCAAAGCAACCCCACATTATCAGGCCTGGACTTtgtcagtttttcttttctttgcatgctccatttttgtatttctgaACATAGAGCTGGAGTGCCTTATTTAAAAAGCTGCCGATCTATCCCATCTACCAGAAGCCGGACAAAAGATTGATAGCACATTTTAAACGGTGGTATAGCAAAAACATTGATGgctgtgaaagaaaaaataaataaatgattgttttcatCTTCTGATTAAAAAGTTACCAAACTCATTACTATTAATTCGATGTAAGGTAAGTAGCCTGCAAAATATAGAAACCTCGTTGTTGTTAAAAAGTGTAGAAATATGGCAATTCTGCAGGAGAAACATAAATATACTTTCGCTAAGGCTGCTTGGCGTTCAAGCGCCGGAATGAAATGCTTTCAATGTATAGATTGCCAAGAAGATGGAATGAGATTACTATgtgaacaacaaaaatattttaagctAAACGAACCTGTTTCGCTGTAATTTAGGACAGTGTAGGCACCATAGCTCGAGTAGTCAGATGGGCTCGGAGAGCTTGCGACAGACACTTTATGACGTTACGCTACGGCAAGTCCATATAGACAAACTACACGACAACCCATTAAATTAAAAGTCACACACTCCAGTTTCCTTATTACTCGTCATACACATGGtaatgcacaaaaacaaatatataattgTGACTTCAATATTGAACTGTAATGTTGTAATTGTGCCTCAATAAATAAGTCAGAATGTGTTCTTGTTTTCTTGGCGTTTCTTCATGCAGATCAGAAACTAACTGTACTGTATTAATCAGATCATCATTATTTAAATCCAAAAGATGTACTCAGGTTAGATCTCTTATCAATagaaacatttgtattttgggaAGACCACAACTGTTTGCAATTAAACAAAATTGCACTTGGAtgaatttttggaatatgTTGGAGTTGGTGAGAATCGGTATGTTGGAGTTGGTGAGAATCGGTCGACGAATGTAGAAGTTGTAGAATTCCCAAAAATTGTGAGGAATAAAATATGAGAATAAtaatccatccgtccatccatccatccatccatccatccatccatccatccatccatccatccatccatccatccatccatccatccatccattatctgtaccctACAAGGGtcgtgggcgtgctggagcctatcccagccgtcatcgggcagtaggcgggggacaccctgaactggttgccagacaATCGCAGATAACCATGAGAATAACAATTCACACAATAATGAAGTGAATGGTCTAGAATaacatgtgtgaaggccacagccttcacacaataatgcTGCTGCCAAAAGAGTGTGCCAAAagaatcatttgaaatgtacaGGACAGTAAATAAGACTAGTTTTccttattcattcaaatgtcttttttcttctttaactactataaataaatgaaggtATATCGT comes from Syngnathus acus chromosome 21, fSynAcu1.2, whole genome shotgun sequence and encodes:
- the slc35a5 gene encoding probable UDP-sugar transporter protein SLC35A5, translated to MACCRSCPRLCTRSSAYTLALGLSFITLGTSRILLLKFAANADNTYDFLPASVNMLAEALKLLFCLMMSIRVFIREGRSCRDLRCSSASSLISYLKWAVPAFLYFLDNLIIFYVMTYLQPAMAVLFSNFVILTTAVLFRLVLKRRLSWVQWAALVILFLCIVSLTTGSGGSQKSGGSVAGIRLRPLSTPSNSCLLYTQLMEQMKNSSANASWVSMLPGQAWRDSLVGKLRSLGVGHILLLLQCFISAMANIYNEKILKEGDQLTESIFIQNSKLYAFGVLFNGLTLVTGQESRGLTVHCGLFYGHNMYSLALVVITATLGLSVAFILKFRDNMFHVLTSQLTTVLVTALSFFLFDFRPSLDFFLQAPVVLLAIFIYNASRPRDLEYSLQQEKLRVINGEVLKRSRGDGEELELLTKANTESDSEESSL